A window of Oryza glaberrima chromosome 2, OglaRS2, whole genome shotgun sequence genomic DNA:
ACGACTTGGCTTCTCGATCGTCTCGTCACTTGTCACTTGGTGTATAGGACAATAGACACTTTGTCACTTTGTTTCTCGAGCTGGACTAGTGCTTAGGCTACTAGTCAGCTGGACGAGATTAGGCGTTAGTGCTCGTCCTAATTATGGTTGCTTTCCTACTTGGCGACCAAGCAAGTTGTAAACGCACAAgtctgatgattttttttttttgaagttaagCACAAGTATGATGATAATCTCTCTGCTAAAACTGTTGCACAAATTAAAGAGGGGGAAATCGCTTCTCGCCGCAATTAATTCTGTCGCCGAGCGGAGCTGATGTTACTAGGAGTAGTACATTACTGTGTTTGGCCGTGATTGAATTTTACTTGTGTCATTACTGTGTGCTTCGCCGAAGTAATTAGCCATGGTATTCAGGCTAGTAGTCTCGATCGCAGTCTTTTGATTCTTCTTGTATCCCCTTGTTGAAAATAAGGTGTTGAAAGTACTACAAAATAACTCCTAGCTACAGTACAGCAATGAAACAGATAGCAACAGTTGGACAAGTAGATCAGTTTCACCTCCATCGAGCGTCCGACGATTAATCACGGGGTAAACAATCGGGTCACACAGCTGCTGGCTTTGCTCCCACTTGcccagcgacgacggcgatcttTGCCCATCAATCAAGCAAGAAGATCGCAACacaaagacgacgacgacgaccggtgATCTCCGGCGAACTGCTCGGCTAGGTCGGAGAGGTGAATCCGGCTGGGTCTCAGTCCATCGGTCCAAGCTACGAACATCTATCTGACCGCGTGAGAACCATTTGTGATTTGTCTGAACTTGCTTTTGGGCTTAAAAGTGAACGCGTCAGAGAAACCACTTGTCTTAACTTTATTATGCAGCGATCTTTTGTCTCAACATGATGTTATGTTGCATTTGAATAACCGTATGATCACCTCACCTGAAGGTTCATCATTGCGGGCGATTTGCAAGATGCAGATTTTAATAAGTCAGTGCGCACATGGGACGATCTTGAACacaaaggttgtgtttagatccaaagtttagatccaaacttcagtcattttttatcatatcaacctgtcatacacacacaacttttcagtcacatcatctctaatttcaaccaaaatccaaactttacgctgaactaaacacagccaaataTTCCAGAAGAGCCTGCATGACGACTTGCAGGTCAATGGATTGGGATGCTGAGATGTGACGTTCGGAGTGCCAAAACGAGTGGGCTCCAAAATTGATAACTAACCAGATTTCTATGGAGATCTCATAGCGCATAAACTTTGTTTTTCTTATAAACACGGTACAAACACATGTGCTCATAGTACACGCTCGTTCACCCCTATAAACTCATACACGTACACCATACCCCTATGATTACTTATCTCTATTAACGTATttacgcacaccctacccctatgaatACTCACCTCTATTAACACATACACGTACACCCTATCTTTATTAGCACCTCCTATTAGAGATTACATATTCATACACGTACATATTTCAAAGAGATTACCTATATCTAAATTAAGTGAGTATTACCTAATAGATATACAAGAGTAACCTAATGAATAAGATAAGACAAGAGACATATATGGGTCTTACATATAGAAACGAATCAAAAATTGTTAAAAGTTGtttttctatataataaatCATCCCTCCAAATTTCAGTCAAAATTGATAAATTTCTATAATACGAACATGGATGGTTTGAGTTTTACACAACTCAGATGGGTATATATAAAGTGGGTAAAATAGATAATACCCTTCTCGATCATATCCAAATTTCAAATAGGTAATTTTGTTACCCATAACCTACATAAATAATGTAGATATGGATATGTGAATCGGTAATAAATATCAAATGAACAGGCCTAATTGGATCACTATGAGAATTGTGCCACACGACCAACCCTATTTTTTCTCCCCTCCCTTCATTAGTACCACTAGCCGCCACTTTCACGTGCACACATGTTCCCCCATCTCTGATGCCACCACGCAACCTAGCCAGGTGGTCGGAAAGTGTCAACGGTGTCAACAAGGTCTCCCGGCTGTGGATTAACAAAGTAGATGAGAAGATTAACCTTAAAATTCAGCTTTTACACATAGTAGGTAGCTATATTTAGGACAAACTTTAAATAGTTAACTATATTTTGGGGTctggaatggagagagtaagtGCTAGTAAAATTGGTACTACTAGAATAAATGGTAACGGGTCAAAACAAGAAAATCACTTATATCGTTTTAGTACTGCAGCAAGTACTTTAATTTGTCGGAAATTTTAGTAGAATAGTATAAGTTCAGACGTAAAACCGTTACACCACGGGTCCACGGCCTAAGAAAAAAACCATTTGAAAATACCAAGATCGCCTTGTTCAAAACCTCAATCATCTCACATCTTCAACCCCACTTCATACCATGAGACACAAAACACCACTTCATAATAGATCGAGGGATCAGCAAAACAAACCGTAATCTTTATATAAAAAACTCATGCTATTACTATACAGCTACTGTGAAGTATGAACAGGACGTACGGATCCAGAATAGATGCTGGAAGGCTCGACATCCGTTCCCTTCTTCCCCTGTCCCCTAAATCTCCGTAAAGAGGAGATAGGGGGATGGAGAAGAAGGGAGGTTGTAAAGACGAGCCTCCCTCCAAACTCATTCCGGATTCCGCCCTGATTGCATTTCCTCTCCTCTACATGATGGAGCAGGTGCTGTCCGGGCTCGGGTTGCAGCCGCAGGGGCAGCCGTGAGGCCCGTAGCCCGGGTGGTGGTGATACACGCCGCCGGGGTGGTAGTAGCCGTAGCCATGGTGGTAGTACGCCagctccttcttcttcttctcctcctccttcttcttcgcctcctcctccttcttcttgcTGGCGTCGCTCACCTCCACCAGCTCCGCCGACCCGTCCACCTTCCGCCGCAGCGCGTTCGTCAGCCCGATGGAGTCCAcgtcgcccaccaccaccaccttgctcctgtcgtcgccggcgagctccaccgACACCACGCcgcccgtcgacgccgccagCGCCATCGCCTTCCTCCGGCACTTGTCGCTCGACATGTGCACCTTGATCACGATCTTTTGCTGCAGAGAAGAACGCCGCCATGTGTTCAGTCCAaagagttgaacaaattaaGCCGCAGCTCTGCAAGAAACTGACGATACGAGAGatgggaaaggaaaaaagattGGTTTCAGGCCGCGTACcaccattgctgctgctgcgatgAACTTGAGAACTTGGAACGACGAAGAGTCCGAGGAACTTGGTAGATGCTAGGATTAATTTGTGTGCTGGTGTATTGACGGAGCAAGAAAGAGAAGCTGGGAAGTGGGAAAGCTGTTAAGCTTGAGCTGGAGCAGAGTCCCCTGAGCTCCTCCTGTATATATACAGGTTAAGTGCTTAACCACTCAACAATTCGTAAATTTGTTTAAGACTTGTCTCTGGTCTGCAGGAAGGGACGACTTGGCTTCGTCACTTGGTCAAGCAGCGCGCTGACACTTTGTCATCTACTGAGCAACGAGATTACACTATGAATTATTGCTCGTGCTTAGGATTGGTGTGCGAACCTGGCGACCAAGCAATTAGCCAATTACACGCATGAATCCGATAAATCTCTCGTAGTCTCGTTCCTCTCGAAGGTCTGCCGATCAATTTGCGGCTCAAATTGTTTCACAAATACTGCTCTCGCCGCAATTCTGTCGACGTACTGATGGTGCTGATCTTAAATTCGAGCTCTGAATTGACCGTGACTTAAATTTTACTCTTACACTTGTACATCCGCACGCTTCATCACTGAAGTAATTAACCCTTGTATCGTATTCAGAGAGGTCTCCATCGTATCCGTGCGTGTGGTCCTGTTTGTATCCACCTGTATGGATACTACGCGAATTTCAGATGATGGTCCGGCGATGGCGACCTGGGCCATCAGTTTGGACTGAAGATCGAGGGAAGGGACAAAGACGGTGACTGCTCGATTAACAAGTTATTGTACCAACCACTCAGATTACTGACAAGATTAATTTAGCAGCCCCGAACAAACGTCATGTCAGCTGATGACGCAAAAAGAATCGAAGGGAGTAAATTAATTACTAGTAATTAGCAGAGAGCTGAATGATCAACGGAGGTGCGAGGCGAGAGTGATTGTGTTTCAAAACAAAAGACCACCTTGCAATTAAGTGAGTCAAGGTCTCAAGGACTCGAGGATTGCAATGGCGAACTGAAAGCGAGTGTGCCCGTTCCTTGTCTGACCGACGATGCTGACAATCATCGGAGACGAGGACTTGACCTGATCACACCGCTGACTGGGTGTCTGCAGCCTTCTCCTACCGATCCCCACAGCTCCTACGAATGAAGGTTACTAACTTACTATGTACGTTACATTGTCGATGCGCTTGCTTACCGAACTATTAAACGATGTACTTTTTATAAACATCTTTTATATGAAAGCTGttttgaaaaatcatattaatcgactaaaataaattagttcCCATATCCCCAAACAACGAACGCAGCCAGAGTTAATGGTTAGTGGCTTGTTTCCCTGCACTCTTTTGCTTTAACATAAGACATAAATGAGAACAAAATTTCTTTCCGTCAACAAGGCCTATTAGCTCAGCTGGTTAGAGCGTCGTGCTAATAACGCGAAGGTCGCAGGTTCGAGACCTGCATGGGCcagttttaaattttctattgttcatataatatattttgtcaAAAATAAACAACATAAAAGTGGGCTGATTGATGCGGCCCAACAACTACCAGTATCCGAGGCCGGCCCGTGCAAAGCTAGGCCCTATATAGATGGATTATTTGAACACTTTTGGGAAAAGGTCCACTTTGAATCCCACTAGTGGCCTCAACATATCCATATACCTCAACCACAAATCAGGTATGACGACTCCGCCAACTATTAAAACTGTCTAAAATGATTTTGTCGGTTTTAAGAGCGgttttcgctgatgtggcagcctagtcatcaaataaattttaaaaaataaagttgagcccacatgtcatcccctATCTCCACTAacctctctccccctttcttcTTCTCGACGCCTAACGCAGCAAGGAGTCGGGACGATGACAGGAAGCGGCAACAACAgggctctcctctctctcagctACCCCAGCCCCTTCCGCACCACCGGCGCTGGCGATGAAGTGGCCGACTGAGAGGGAATGCGGGGTGGCATAAAAATGCGGAGTAGCCAAGCGACACCCTCAATCATGGTGTCGAGCATCTTGAGGGTGCAGGGGAGGCTTGAGACCGGGTTGAGTGTAAAGACCTCGTTGGAGTGCTAAGCAAAGGGAGGTCAGCGCTATGCACCCTCACAACCACATGCCGATGTCTTCCCCGTCCTCTAGCAAATATGTGTCCCCGTTGGCTCCTCCCACCTGAGAGCTTGCCACCATCATTCCGATGTGCCTTGGTGGCCCACATGAGGACACATAGGAAGGCATCAAGGATTCAGATGGAGGCCATGGATCCGAGCCCAAGTTTCGTTCACTGGCTCCCTCAATCTTGGCTCTCTTgtcgtctccctcctctcttttgTTGAGCTCGAGTTTGCAATTCGTTGCCggatagtgtgtgtgtgtgtgagagagagagagaggaggggtgtACCACCGTCGGATCTATCTTCCCTAGCCCCGTCATGCGGATCATCATGGGTGGTCATCGCCATCCTCAGCCGCATCGCCAGAGTTCGAGTTCTACATGGTCGGGAAGAAACCGTACTCAACATCAACATAAGAGCAGCTTGGCTGGCCACTCCGCCACAAGTGTCAGGGCAAAAGGGGTTGGgtgtgggagagagaggagagcccCGTCGTCGTCCTGGCACCTTGCTGCTGTCAGGCTGAGAAGAGGACAGGGGGAGAGAGGTTAGTAGAGAGAGGGGGATGATAGGTGAGTcctacttattttttaaatttatttgataacTGGGACGTCACGTGAATGATACGTCAGCGAATACCTCTGTCACACTACCCTAGGAGTTAAATTGCTCTGATTTCAATTGTTAGGGATCAAAATATCTatattgcggttgagggatatgAATGGTGgataaaaacttgaaaaaaaaagggagccGGCAGGAGGGGCGTGTAGATTCCGCTTCGTATGATTTAAGTCAAACGATATTGGCCGaaaccaatatgtccatcttGTGGAGTTGTCACCATCAAACCAGGGTTGGTGGCCAGCGAAAGCCCTGGGAGAGACAACGCAGGCCAGCTTCTGCCCGGAACAGAGCGGCCTGAAAAGAGCGTGCACGACGCGCCTTCCAAACCTTGCCAACTCCCCGCCCCCCGTAAGAGCTGGGGTTACAGGCCCGCACCACCGGGCTCGGCGATCGGATCACCTCCACGCCCTATTTTATCCAGCTCTCG
This region includes:
- the LOC127763667 gene encoding disease resistance protein RGA5-like, with the translated sequence MVQKIVIKVHMSSDKCRRKAMALAASTGGVVSVELAGDDRSKVVVVGDVDSIGLTNALRRKVDGSAELVEVSDASKKKEEEAKKKEEEKKKKELAYYHHGYGYYHPGGVYHHHPGYGPHGCPCGCNPSPDSTCSIM